A single window of Pieris napi chromosome 8, ilPieNapi1.2, whole genome shotgun sequence DNA harbors:
- the LOC125051642 gene encoding uncharacterized protein LOC125051642 — MNCDLKYFQLLCYFDKRDILVNMKTSICDYLDHLNNETIVRFPPLRFLLKLDVMDLCDAFPELGDIIHNEPIKFNNICNEIYFACLKSTENVYTQTIQASQVAVTIRLKSLPRVLSRSTSQSRCGNVVTHFGLLLNISKLTSNVFHSVWSCPEECDGNELILHYIPKASPKCSLCKSTMFENSGLRRCGEQVIATFKLKNTLLCKRFTIIDDLIPLLQLGSTYFIHTVVLKQTVAVWSLEEHIMLHVPPTFSAPSDIKDLFEACDGCPLRFIYCLASSIGVNVCPINCFMNAKINLLLSLSSLKAHLCTGSAIIHFLAAGSDTGYVAELMRRAALLADRHTSLGLSNTVVETALIASSGGVCVMPFPLKVYNQKQINTLISSIETGDINLEVGKCKLKCAVWAQGMDLKKNTLCNIGSVFGLISRGDNQEDEDDLADFTFQAAMEPAKTTKEELQALKDLSNYIDLVAGYTVIVTEETENVLRNYFLAARKEKPKTVSVKCMEALVAVCMTSARLCRRNATNINDAVFAIWLHVSGLPSPRFAPEEYLETPANIKKFDKVIKLFVGWLEEFTGPIY; from the coding sequence ATGAATTGtgatttaaagtattttcagTTATTGTGTTATTTTGACAAACGAGATATATTAGTGAATATGAAAACATCTATTTGTGATTACTTAGATCacttaaataatgaaacaatcgTAAGATTTCCTCCGCTTCGATTTCTATTGAAATTAGATGTTATGGATTTGTGTGATGCTTTTCCTGAACTAGGCGATATAATTCATAATGagcctattaaatttaataacatttgtaACGAAATCTATTTCGCATGCCTTAAATCTACAGAAAATGTATATACGCAAACAATTCAGGCGTCACAAGTGGCTGTTACAATCAGACTTAAAAGTTTACCACGTGTTTTATCTCGATCCACAAGCCAATCGCGATGCGGGAATGTAGTAACACATTTTggattacttttaaatatttcaaaactgACAAGTAATGTATTTCATTCAGTTTGGTCCTGTCCAGAAGAATGCGATGGCAATGAGCTTATACTACACTATATACCTAAAGCATCACCTAAGTGCTCTCTTTGCAAGAGCACGATGTTCGAGAACAGCGGTCTAAGACGCTGTGGCGAACAAGTAATCGCtacttttaaactaaaaaatactttactaTGCAAAAGGTTTACCATTATTGACGATCTTATCCCACTGCTTCAGCTGGGATCAACTTATTTCATTCATACAGTGGTTTTGAAGCAAACTGTTGCTGTTTGGTCTTTAGAAGAACATATCATGCTCCATGTGCCACCAACGTTCTCTGCACCTTCAGATATAAAAGATCTTTTTGAAGCGTGCGATGGTTGTCCCTTGAGATTTATCTATTGTCTTGCGTCAAGTATTGGAGTTAATGTCTGCCCAATAAACTGTTTCATGAATGCTAAAATTAATCTCCTACTAAGTTTGAGTAGCCTTAAGGCTCACTTATGTACTGGGTCTGccataatacattttctagCAGCAGGCTCAGATACTGGTTATGTAGCTGAGCTGATGAGACGAGCTGCTTTGTTAGCTGATCGGCACACGAGTCTAGGGTTGTCTAATACTGTGGTTGAGACGGCACTTATAGCGTCATCAGGAGGGGTGTGTGTTATGCCATTTCCCCTTAAAGTatataatcaaaaacaaataaacactCTCATATCTTCAATTGAAACTGGAGACATTAACTTAGAAGTAGGGAAATGTAAACTAAAGTGTGCCGTCTGGGCACAAGgaatggatttaaaaaaaaataccctaTGCAACATCGGAAGTGTGTTTGGCTTAATTTCACGTGGTGACAATCAGGAAGATGAAGACGACTTAGCGGATTTTACATTCCAGGCTGCTATGGAACCTGCAAAGACAACTAAGGAAGAATTACAGGCACTTAAAGATTTGTCGAATTATATTGATTTAGTAGCAGGATATACAGTCATTGTAACTGAAGAAACAGAGAATGTACttcgtaattattttttagctgCACGTAAAGAGAAGCCAAAAACTGTGAGTGTAAAATGTATGGAGGCACTCGTAGCGGTGTGTATGACGTCAGCAAGGTTGTGCCGACGCAATGCCACAAATATAAATGACGCAGTATTTGCTATTTGGTTGCATGTGAGCGGTTTACCAAGTCCAAGATTTGCGCCAGAAGAATATCTAGAGACACCagctaatattaaaaaatttgataaagtTATAAAGCTATTTGTAGGTTGGCTAGAAGAATTTACTGGTCCTATTTATTAA
- the LOC125051638 gene encoding inhibitor of nuclear factor kappa-B kinase subunit beta produces MEDIIFIGDWVKDRVLGSGSFGTVVLWKHKENEEKLAIKTCKWGDELTTKHRERWTKEVEMLQTCNHPNIVGTKTLPSDFITGLSSVNPSKLPILCMEYCGGGDLRQSLNSPDASCGLKEVKVRKILSDIGSAMRFLHSNKITHRDLKPENVVIHFPYGTKDVTEDKIIYKIIDLGYAKEIDSNSICASFVGTLQYLAPEIFYSKTYSNSVDFWSLGLLAFEIMCGTRPFLPFKTPVEWMPFVKKKQHDNICVYETFHGDIEYSNEIFAENHISQPFKKLMEDWLRVALEWDPKLRGRDSPSKVTFNIPCETKEVGNSSKVIIFDMLQNILSKKIIKIFSLSTLTQLAYDIDSSTKIITLKEMIFKDTGLPVEDQLIISHTNYIHLNNDEQVIKYWNENVVAMLFLYNKKHIIQENNSPIVPKAVQRCLEHPKALYNFKNSQTLHRNGLYFVITQMEVYDLLINALFARAESLKQEGRQLLLKHNDIDKQIGKLYAKIEIIKTMIDSGEKHITGLKENNMGTNILGGFSKLFKDGQELADKVEMLTTAWAQLSIRLQSAARRSNEGISTDLNNFVPRNNYQGIFANGYKAFVSQKKSDFYNSNREKEKQCPEIVRVCYDTLKLRSKILQDMQNQQFLLKLKDLSIEFDKISDIIMKVEKNINSLSKYLSEFTEEFTKCIWSTITVVVRDADNISDLPYSVVSYQKQDFKIGQPVTNYGQQSNINYNNDIKSVVAESLKLRQNQTTLCEKLNSQKNILQNSVFDFSFLKEN; encoded by the coding sequence ATGgaagatataatatttataggtgATTGGGTCAAAGATAGAGTTTTAGGCTCGGGAAGTTTTGGTACAGTTGTACTTTGGAAACACAAAGAAAACGAGGAAAAACTTGCAATAAAAACTTGTAAATGGGGTGATGAACTAACCACTAAACACCGAGAAAGATGGACCAAGGAAGTAGAAATGTTACAGACTTGCAATCACCCAAATATAGTTGGAACAAAGACGTTGCCTTCGGATTTTATTACCGGCTTATCGTCTGTAAATCCATCAAAATTGCCTATACTATGTATGGAATATTGTGGTGGAGGAGATCTACGACAATCATTAAATAGTCCCGATGCGTCATGCGGATTAAAAGAAGTCAAAGTtcgtaaaatattaagtgacATAGGCAGTGCTATGCGTTTTCTACATAGTAATAAGATAACTCATCGCGATCTGAAGCCAGAAAATGTTGTTATTCATTTCCCCTATGGAACAAAGGatgtgactgaagacaaaattatttacaaaatcatTGACCTGGGCTATGCAAAAGAAATTGATTCAAATTCAATATGTGCAAGTTTTGTAGGTACACTCCAATATCTAGCACCTGAAATTTTTTACAGTAAAACCTATAGTAATTCTGTAGATTTTTGGTCGCTAGGTTTACTTGCATTTGAAATTATGTGTGGTACTCGTCCATTTCTACCTTTTAAAACACCTGTCGAGTGGATgccttttgtaaaaaaaaaacagcatgataatatttgtgtatatgAAACCTTTCATGGAGACATTGAATATTCTAATGAGATTTTTGCTGAGAACCATATATCCCAACCATTTAAGAAACTTATGGAAGATTGGTTAAGGGTAGCTCTTGAATGGGATCCAAAATTGAGAGGAAGAGATTCTCCTTCAAAAGTAACTTTTAATATACCATGTGAAACCAAAGAGGTAGGTAATTCAAGTAAAGTGATTATTTTTGATATgctgcaaaatattttgtctaaaaagATTATCAAAATATTCTCCCTATCTACATTAACACAATTGGCATATGACATTGActcttcaacaaaaataattacccTTAAGGAAATGATCTTTAAAGACACAGGCTTACCAGTTGAGGACCAACTAATTATATCTCACACAAATTATATCCATTTGAATAATGATGAACAAGTTATTAAGTATTGGAATGAAAATGTGGTTGCTATGTTGtttttgtacaataaaaaacatataatccAAGAAAATAACTCTCCTATTGTTCCTAAAGCTGTTCAGAGATGTTTGGAACACCCAAAagcattatataattttaaaaatagccaAACTTTGCACCGCAATGGACTATACTTTGTAATTACACAAATGGAAGTATATGATTTACTCATCAATGCCTTGTTTGCTAGAGCAGAGTCTTTAAAACAAGAGGGTAGGCAGCTATTATTGAAACATAATGATATTGACAAACAAATTGGAAAGCTTTATGCTAAAATAGAGATTATAAAGACAATGATTGATTCAGGAGAAAAACACATTACGGGGcttaaagaaaataacatGGGAACTAACATTTTAGGGGGTTTttccaaattatttaaagatggcCAAGAATTAGCCGATAAAGTTGAGATGTTGACAACTGCATGGGCTCAACTATCTATTCGTCTCCAATCTGCTGCTAGACGAAGTAATGAAGGTATATCTACTGATCTCAATAATTTTGTACCTAGAAATAACTATCAAGGAATATTTGCCAATGGATATAAAGCATTTGTTTCACAGAAAAAAAGTGACTTTTATAACTCTAATAGGGAAAAAGAAAAACAGTGTCCTGAAATTGTCAGGGTATGCTACGACACCTTAAAATTGAGAAGTAAAATTCTACAAGATATGCAAAATCAgcaatttctattaaaactgAAAGATTTATCCATTGAATTTGACAAGATTTCTGATATCATCATGAAGGtagagaaaaatataaatagtttgaGTAAATATTTATCTGAATTTACAGAAGAATTTACTAAATGTATATGGTCTACTATTACTGTAGTAGTTAGAGACGCTGACAATATATCTGATCTTCCATATAGTGTAGTTTCTTATCAAAAGCAAGACTTTAAAATAGGACAGCCCGTAACTAATTATGGACAacaaagtaatattaattacaataatgatATTAAGTCTGTTGTAGCTGAAAGCCTGAAGCTTAGACAGAATCAAACAACATTATGTGAAAAGTTGAATtctcaaaaaaatatcttacaaaattctgtatttgattttagttttttaaaagaaaattaa
- the LOC125051646 gene encoding zinc finger protein 501-like, translated as MDDITSLCRTCMKSSSVNMVDLFGPIKIEENCFMNLADVLMTATSLNVSTDDGLPQMLCVTCAQTLQIAYTFRTQAIASATELKKLLEFPVIKTETFESELSGQDDFYLPDDQNIQGEAIYSSTICPKECNDNKNTVTSKETYSCLKCNKHFYSESSFDKHVSKCDFKLYNVKLESSKVYACSYCRTAYKTKKRLINHVRKHEIQLLDKNYICDYCNTSFNAKTILRRHMRIHTQEKPFKCEKCPRAFYRADLLTYHMQKHDNIKPFICPHCSKSFSQICTLKDHINIHTGATPFLCSECGKGFANRSNLRQHAMRHTGVKPFTCKMCPKTFATKGQMKNHMETHSGLKPFKCDECGAAFTKSTSLRKHQNIHRGIKPFACDTCPMRFTCKDHLKRHQRIHTGEKPYKCTNCERTFTQSNDLIKHMRLHFGENIYQCSVCLMRFRLLRELKRHYPIHYTENKEQDVATKTETDGQITITLSHLNNTQDITINISNEKS; from the exons atggatGATATTACATCTCTGTGCCGGACTTGTATGAAGAGTAGTTCAGTTAATATGGTGGATTTGTTTGGCCCTATTAAAATAgaagaaaattgttttatgaaCCTAGCGGATGTATTGATGACTGCTACCTCATTAAAT GTTTCTACTGATGATGGCTTGCCACAAATGCTTTGCGTCACTTGTGCACAGACCTTACAAATTGCTTACACATTCCGAACACAAGCGATTGCATCTGCAACcgaattaaagaaattattggAGTTCCCTGTCATCAAAACTGAAACATTTGAGAGTGAGCTAAGCGGGCAAGATGATTTTTATCTTCCTGATGACCAAAACATACAAGGCGAAGCTATATACAGCAGTACAATTTGCCCAAAAGAATGTAATGATAATAAGAACACTGTAACATCTAAAGAAACATATAGCTGCCTGAAATGCAATAAACACTTTTACAGTGAATCATCTTTTGATAAGCATGTATCAAAGTGtgatttcaaattatataatgtCAAATTGGAGAGTTCAAAAGTTTATGCTTGCTCATATTGTAGAacagcttacaaaactaagAAAAGATTAATAAATCATGTAAGGAAACATGAGATCCAATTacttgataaaaattatatttgtgatTATTGTAATACAAGTTTTAATGCTAAGACTATATTAAGAAGGCATATGAG AATACATACACAAGAAAAGCCATTTAAATGTGAAAAGTGTCCAAGGGCCTTTTATAGAGCGGATTTATTAACATATCATATGCAAAAGCATGACAAtataaagccttttatttgTCCCCATTGTTCAAAAt ctTTCTCCCAAATATGTACTCTTAAAGATCATATAAACATACATACGGGGGCAACCCCATTCCTATGTTCTGAATGCGGCAAGGGTTTTGCGAATCGGTCCAATTTACGACAACATGCGATGAGACATACTGGCGTAAAACCTTTCACATGTAAAATGTGCCCTAAGACATTTGCCACGAAAG GTCAAATGAAAAATCACATGGAAACCCACTCGGGGCTGAAGCCATTTAAATGTGATGAATGTGGTGCCGCTTTCACAAAATCAACATCTCTAAGGAAGCATCAAAATATACACCGTGGTATTAAACCGTTCGCCTGCGATACGTGTCCCATGAG GTTCACTTGCAAAGACCACCTGAAACGTCACCAGCGTATACACACGGGCGAAAAGCCGTACAAGTGCACGAATTGCGAACGTACGTTTACGCAGAGCAACGATCTTATCAAACACATGCGACTTCACTTTGGAGAGAATATTTATCA ATGCTCAGTATGTCTGATGAGATTCCGTTTGTTGCGTGAATTGAAACGGCATTACCCGATTCACTATACGGAAAACAAAGAACAAGATGTCGCGACTAAAACGGAGACAGACGGACAGATTACAATCACATTGAGCCATTTAAATAACACGCAAGAcattactattaatatttcgAATGAGAAGAGTTGA